A stretch of Imperialibacter roseus DNA encodes these proteins:
- a CDS encoding NUDIX hydrolase has protein sequence MVDPTSLLSSLLRIKTLSQIGINFGNSEYDLERYEEIVSIADQLIAGISDMPIERIQNLYANEESYITPKVDVRTIVLKNDQILLIKEKADGRWALPGGWAEVGYTPSAVAVKEVREETGLDVKIERLLAVFDNSLHQHPPSPFYVYKLFFLGTATGGSFDLKGHESLEVGFFSLQELPPLSEERNTYEEIHQLATIAAQASNQQTLFD, from the coding sequence ATGGTAGACCCGACGAGCCTTCTTAGCAGCTTACTCCGAATAAAAACCCTTTCTCAGATAGGAATCAATTTTGGGAACTCGGAGTACGACCTGGAACGATACGAGGAGATTGTTTCAATTGCAGACCAGCTTATTGCAGGCATATCTGACATGCCAATCGAGAGAATACAGAACCTCTATGCAAATGAAGAAAGCTACATAACGCCCAAAGTGGATGTTAGAACTATAGTGCTGAAGAACGACCAGATTTTGCTAATCAAAGAAAAAGCGGACGGCCGCTGGGCGCTGCCCGGAGGCTGGGCCGAAGTTGGTTACACGCCGTCGGCAGTGGCAGTGAAAGAGGTAAGAGAAGAAACAGGATTGGATGTGAAAATTGAAAGACTGCTGGCAGTTTTTGACAACTCCCTGCACCAACATCCCCCATCGCCTTTCTATGTGTATAAGCTCTTCTTTCTGGGAACTGCCACAGGCGGCTCATTCGATCTAAAAGGGCATGAATCCTTGGAGGTTGGGTTCTTTTCGTTGCAGGAACTTCCACCACTGTCGGAAGAAAGAAACACCTACGAGGAAATACATCAATTAGCCACAATTGCCGCCCAAGCCAGCAACCAACAGACCTTGTTCGACTAA
- a CDS encoding DM13 domain-containing protein: MSLIQRFIAFSTFSALMISCIGTDLVEDTVSSVEIFSPQAFLSVNESLQMTSNGVNEFGDRFDVPTTWQSSDPTVATVDLNGIVFGVARGQVTITASYGGQVSKGLQLNVIDLANEVAYIKITGEDMRLEAGESVDLNAFVYNSADVTIDDIEVTWSSTDPTIASVDNEGLVLGVANGTTNIIASADGVNSEPYQIIVGGEFGVRTGSFIGKGGYNVSGDVRVSILDSNALQVSLQDNFNSNNGPGLFVYLSNQDNSVAGGKELAALASTTGPSSYRADGVAIDDYKYVIILCKPFNVVFGLAELN; encoded by the coding sequence ATGTCATTGATCCAGCGCTTTATTGCATTCAGCACATTCTCCGCATTAATGATTTCGTGCATAGGCACCGATCTGGTTGAGGACACCGTGAGCAGCGTGGAAATTTTTTCGCCTCAGGCATTTCTTAGCGTCAATGAAAGCCTGCAGATGACCTCGAACGGCGTGAATGAATTCGGAGATCGATTCGATGTGCCCACTACGTGGCAGTCGTCTGACCCAACTGTGGCGACAGTTGACTTGAATGGGATCGTTTTTGGTGTTGCCAGGGGGCAGGTGACAATTACTGCCAGTTACGGGGGGCAGGTATCAAAAGGTCTGCAGCTCAATGTTATTGACTTGGCCAACGAGGTAGCCTACATCAAAATAACCGGTGAGGACATGAGGCTTGAGGCAGGTGAATCTGTCGACCTGAATGCTTTTGTCTACAATTCGGCTGACGTTACCATCGACGATATAGAGGTCACGTGGTCATCCACTGATCCCACTATCGCTTCCGTTGACAATGAGGGGCTGGTGTTGGGCGTGGCTAACGGCACCACAAACATTATTGCCTCAGCCGATGGCGTCAATAGTGAGCCTTACCAAATAATTGTCGGTGGAGAATTTGGTGTGCGAACCGGCAGCTTCATCGGCAAAGGTGGCTACAATGTAAGCGGCGATGTGAGGGTAAGTATCCTTGACAGCAATGCCTTGCAGGTAAGTTTACAAGATAATTTCAATTCCAATAATGGTCCTGGCTTGTTTGTCTACCTTTCTAATCAGGACAACTCGGTGGCCGGTGGAAAAGAACTGGCTGCGTTGGCCAGCACCACAGGGCCCAGCAGCTACCGGGCCGACGGCGTTGCTATAGACGACTACAAATATGTGATTATACTGTGCAAGCCATTCAACGTTGTATTCGGTTTGGCCGAGCTGAACTAA
- a CDS encoding DUF1761 domain-containing protein, with translation MDVISELNYIAIFFAVLIGQSLELLWFSRGLFGYFWAKDIGLGAEGVASRDKKYGFLTGLFLSICTSFLLSILIHAEHGTSAFEGVLLGLLAAAFVAVAQAINFVYETRPIRFYLISVGYCLVAYPLMGLVLGYWM, from the coding sequence ATGGACGTTATCTCCGAACTCAACTACATCGCTATTTTTTTTGCCGTTTTGATTGGCCAGAGTTTGGAGCTGCTGTGGTTTAGCAGAGGGCTGTTCGGGTATTTTTGGGCCAAAGACATTGGGCTTGGTGCTGAAGGGGTTGCTTCACGTGATAAAAAGTACGGTTTTTTAACCGGCTTGTTTTTGAGTATATGTACCTCATTTCTCTTGTCCATCCTTATTCATGCAGAGCATGGTACCAGCGCTTTTGAAGGGGTGCTCCTTGGACTTTTGGCTGCCGCCTTCGTGGCAGTGGCGCAAGCCATCAATTTTGTATACGAAACCCGCCCAATACGCTTCTACCTTATTTCTGTTGGATACTGCCTTGTGGCCTACCCGTTGATGGGGCTGGTGCTGGGCTATTGGATGTAA
- a CDS encoding ferredoxin--NADP reductase translates to MAFSFFKKSSKEKKKDNRYLTLKVHQVRRETNDAVSLVFENPEGGLNYQAGQFVTLILTIDGKKIRRAYSLCSSPFLDELPAVTVKKVEGGSMSTYVNTVTKAGDEIEVMEPMGHFVTPIDENKKRHLVMIGGGSGITPLMSITKSVLFKEALSTVLLVYCNRDKDSIIFKAELEKMKATYGERLKVVHILEKPSADVESLEGLLTVEKVGQILSNVPGFDYRGADFFTCGPAPMMDIAVDGLVKLGVAADAIKRESFTAGETSPAEIVDQSGQSLPVKIILDGEEHTFDVPSGKTILETGLSLDIDMPYSCQSGLCTACRGKLLSGEVKMDEDDGLSASEKGEGYVLCCVGHPITSDVVIEIG, encoded by the coding sequence ATGGCATTTAGTTTTTTTAAGAAGTCGTCAAAAGAGAAAAAGAAGGATAACAGGTACCTGACACTTAAAGTCCATCAGGTTCGAAGGGAAACTAACGATGCGGTAAGTCTTGTTTTTGAAAACCCGGAAGGCGGGTTGAATTACCAGGCAGGGCAATTTGTAACGCTAATACTTACTATTGACGGGAAGAAGATTCGGAGGGCTTATTCTCTTTGCAGTAGTCCGTTTTTGGATGAGCTGCCAGCCGTTACCGTGAAGAAAGTGGAGGGAGGCAGCATGTCTACGTATGTCAATACTGTGACCAAGGCTGGTGATGAAATAGAAGTGATGGAGCCGATGGGGCATTTTGTGACCCCAATTGATGAAAATAAAAAACGCCATTTGGTGATGATTGGAGGGGGCAGCGGCATCACGCCGCTGATGTCCATAACAAAATCGGTTTTGTTCAAGGAAGCCCTATCCACAGTTTTGCTGGTCTACTGCAATCGTGACAAAGACTCGATCATTTTCAAGGCCGAGCTGGAGAAAATGAAGGCTACCTACGGGGAAAGGCTGAAGGTGGTTCACATATTGGAAAAACCGTCAGCTGACGTTGAAAGTCTTGAGGGCTTACTCACTGTTGAAAAAGTGGGGCAAATCCTAAGCAACGTACCTGGGTTTGATTACAGAGGAGCTGATTTTTTCACCTGCGGGCCAGCGCCAATGATGGATATCGCTGTCGACGGGCTTGTGAAACTGGGAGTCGCTGCTGACGCTATCAAAAGAGAAAGCTTTACCGCCGGAGAAACATCTCCTGCTGAGATTGTCGATCAATCCGGGCAAAGCTTGCCTGTTAAAATTATTCTCGACGGAGAAGAGCACACATTTGACGTTCCTTCGGGCAAAACGATTTTGGAGACGGGTCTTAGTCTCGATATTGACATGCCATATTCCTGCCAAAGTGGCTTGTGCACTGCGTGCCGGGGCAAATTGCTTTCGGGTGAAGTGAAGATGGATGAGGACGATGGCCTGTCAGCGTCTGAAAAAGGGGAAGGGTATGTTCTTTGCTGTGTGGGGCATCCTATCACAAGCGACGTTGTGATAGAAATAGGATAA
- a CDS encoding PAS domain-containing sensor histidine kinase, which translates to MPSKTNQIVTNAGPLVGFWEWDIRNRQENISKSLAEAFSLQHPFSREEGAFWKTILSVIDFQSFIELRADASRKKQADIISTVLQGITALGEVATLEIQMETVAWNDSGEAEKVIGYVAINKPGLSSASNRLLRKLTEHVPGVVYQYQYLDNGLSRFPYASDGLWDIFEHTPEEVRADAASVFDRIHAEDLDEFIQSMLNSYTSLNPWKMNFRVVLPSKGERWIGGSARPEQQPDDSVIWHGYMADVTHQKKIEQELVKTNKDLQGILNAGSQISIIGTRVNGLISHFSKGSENLLGYKADEVVDKENLTIFHVREEIKLREKQLTARLGKEVEGFDAIVEMARKGKHDTREWTYSRKDGTTFPVQLVVTAITDEHSKIVGFLCVATDISQMTKARLALAESEERWQFALEGAGDGAWDWDLAKGSIFISPKSKKMLGYASHEVRNAPEGWAKLIHADDVPTYQKNLDEHLQGKAEIYSTEYRVLCKNGEYKWVLDRGKVTRRDENGRPLRIIGTHSDISQAKEKEKALKSTIDIIGEQNRRLLNFAHIVSHNLRSHSGNFEMMFKMYDVAEDDDERKEMLAHIRTISEKLSETIHHLNEVVMVQTSIDLQRQNINLYSFAEKTREVLTANISSKNAHIANNIPRDIVINYNAAYMESILLNLLSNAVKYSHPDRDPEVRLTAYSEKNYTVLEVADNGLGINLHLHRDKLFGMYKTFHPNKDAKGIGLFITRNQIEAMGGKIAVESEENRGSVFKVYFL; encoded by the coding sequence ATGCCTTCTAAGACTAATCAAATTGTAACGAATGCAGGCCCTTTGGTGGGATTTTGGGAGTGGGATATTCGCAATCGGCAGGAAAATATAAGTAAGAGTCTTGCTGAAGCGTTCTCCTTACAACACCCCTTTAGCCGGGAAGAGGGGGCGTTTTGGAAAACGATACTTTCGGTTATTGATTTTCAGTCGTTTATTGAACTGCGGGCAGACGCCAGTCGAAAAAAGCAGGCCGATATAATATCTACAGTGCTTCAGGGCATCACGGCGCTGGGGGAAGTTGCTACTCTCGAAATTCAAATGGAGACAGTGGCCTGGAACGACTCAGGAGAAGCTGAAAAAGTGATCGGCTATGTAGCGATTAACAAGCCTGGCCTCAGTAGTGCAAGCAATCGGTTGCTCAGGAAGCTTACAGAACATGTCCCCGGAGTCGTTTATCAATACCAATACCTGGACAACGGCCTCTCGAGGTTTCCTTACGCCAGTGATGGGCTTTGGGATATTTTTGAACATACTCCCGAGGAAGTAAGGGCTGATGCAGCCTCCGTGTTTGACAGAATACACGCTGAGGATCTCGACGAGTTCATTCAGTCGATGCTCAATTCATACACAAGCCTAAACCCCTGGAAAATGAATTTCAGGGTGGTGCTACCCTCAAAAGGTGAAAGGTGGATCGGTGGAAGCGCCAGGCCAGAGCAGCAACCTGACGACAGCGTAATTTGGCACGGGTACATGGCCGACGTAACCCACCAAAAGAAAATAGAGCAAGAGCTAGTCAAGACAAATAAGGATCTTCAGGGTATTCTAAATGCAGGTAGCCAAATATCAATCATCGGCACACGAGTTAACGGCCTCATATCACATTTTAGCAAGGGCTCTGAGAACTTACTGGGGTATAAAGCCGACGAGGTGGTGGACAAAGAAAATCTGACCATCTTCCATGTGAGGGAAGAAATTAAATTGCGTGAGAAGCAATTAACAGCTCGACTAGGAAAAGAGGTGGAAGGCTTCGATGCGATTGTAGAAATGGCCAGAAAGGGAAAACACGACACCCGGGAATGGACCTACTCAAGAAAGGACGGCACCACTTTTCCGGTGCAACTTGTTGTAACGGCCATTACCGACGAACACAGCAAAATAGTTGGGTTTTTGTGTGTTGCCACCGACATCAGTCAGATGACGAAAGCCAGGCTGGCATTGGCTGAAAGTGAGGAGAGGTGGCAGTTTGCACTTGAAGGAGCAGGCGACGGTGCCTGGGATTGGGACTTGGCAAAGGGTTCCATTTTCATTTCGCCAAAATCTAAGAAAATGCTGGGATACGCTAGTCACGAGGTGAGAAATGCTCCGGAAGGCTGGGCCAAACTGATCCACGCCGATGATGTTCCAACGTATCAAAAGAACCTGGACGAGCACCTGCAGGGGAAGGCAGAAATCTACTCCACTGAGTACCGGGTGCTGTGCAAAAACGGAGAGTACAAGTGGGTGCTTGACAGGGGAAAAGTGACCAGAAGAGACGAAAATGGCAGGCCTTTGAGAATCATCGGTACGCACTCCGATATTTCCCAGGCCAAAGAGAAAGAAAAAGCATTAAAAAGCACAATTGACATAATTGGTGAGCAAAACAGAAGATTGCTCAATTTTGCGCATATCGTATCTCACAATCTCAGGTCACATTCGGGCAACTTTGAAATGATGTTCAAGATGTACGATGTTGCTGAAGATGACGACGAGCGGAAGGAAATGCTTGCCCATATCAGAACGATATCGGAAAAATTAAGCGAAACCATCCACCACCTCAACGAAGTGGTGATGGTTCAAACCTCCATCGACCTTCAACGGCAAAACATCAACCTGTACAGCTTTGCGGAGAAAACAAGAGAGGTATTGACGGCAAACATTTCCTCAAAAAATGCCCATATAGCAAATAACATCCCCAGGGACATAGTAATAAATTACAATGCAGCCTATATGGAGAGCATTCTTTTAAATTTACTCTCTAATGCTGTCAAATACAGCCATCCGGATCGTGATCCAGAAGTGCGTCTAACTGCCTACAGTGAAAAAAATTATACTGTTCTGGAGGTAGCCGACAATGGCCTTGGCATCAACCTGCATCTCCACAGAGACAAGCTTTTTGGTATGTACAAAACGTTCCATCCCAACAAAGATGCCAAGGGAATTGGTCTCTTCATTACCCGCAACCAGATCGAGGCGATGGGTGGAAAAATAGCGGTAGAAAGTGAAGAAAATAGGGGCTCAGTTTTTAAAGTCTACTTCCTGTAG
- a CDS encoding CBS domain-containing protein, with protein MVKSFRGEIEEKPKRREMHPVLVADYMATRLVTFHPDQSIYEVVHILLARKISGGPVVNAENELVGVISEGDCLKEVVRGKYHDMPVLSGKVADHMAKDVVSIGPAMTIFDVAKLFLERRLRRFPVVLEGKLVGQISQKDVMKAVLKIKG; from the coding sequence ATGGTAAAGAGCTTCAGAGGTGAAATAGAGGAAAAACCAAAGCGAAGAGAAATGCACCCCGTGCTGGTGGCCGACTACATGGCTACACGGCTCGTGACTTTCCATCCAGACCAATCCATTTATGAGGTCGTTCACATCCTTCTTGCCAGGAAAATATCCGGTGGGCCGGTTGTTAATGCCGAAAATGAGCTGGTAGGTGTGATTTCCGAAGGAGACTGCCTGAAGGAGGTGGTCAGGGGAAAGTATCACGACATGCCCGTGCTGTCAGGAAAGGTTGCCGATCACATGGCGAAAGATGTGGTAAGTATTGGCCCTGCAATGACCATTTTTGACGTGGCCAAGCTGTTTCTCGAACGTCGGCTGCGTAGATTTCCGGTAGTGCTCGAAGGGAAGCTTGTGGGGCAAATCAGCCAGAAAGATGTGATGAAAGCCGTTTTGAAAATCAAAGGCTAA
- a CDS encoding PAS domain-containing protein, whose translation MDDYYQRSLDKFCAVSVSDSESIISSVNDFFCRISGFERNELIGRPYNILKSATHGEDFYKDLWNTVSKGQIWKGEICNLSKEGTHYWLDTTIVPDLSENGEIIRYITYQVPINDPIQKKQTAGETSRQSSDESDDLYHSLVNNLPISVWRKNREGKITYVNKTLVQNVKMEESELLGKTNHDLYPKELADKYEKDDKEVISGGIALHSVEPNIDLKTGEHIYIETIKIPIKGRDGSIEGLQGVFWNITESIETQKRLEIQNEQLTEIAWLHSHKIRGPVATIMGLMNIFDWSNMNDPQNLDIVRKVDTVSKQLDEIIHDVVKKTGDLYQKED comes from the coding sequence ATGGACGACTATTACCAAAGATCTCTTGATAAATTCTGCGCCGTTTCGGTATCCGACTCGGAAAGTATTATCTCATCGGTTAACGACTTCTTCTGTCGTATATCAGGCTTTGAGAGAAACGAATTAATAGGGAGGCCTTACAATATTCTGAAGTCAGCAACTCACGGTGAAGATTTCTACAAAGACTTGTGGAACACCGTCAGCAAAGGTCAAATTTGGAAAGGGGAAATATGCAATTTATCGAAAGAAGGCACGCACTATTGGCTGGATACCACCATAGTACCCGACCTCTCGGAAAATGGCGAGATCATTCGGTATATAACCTACCAGGTTCCAATCAACGACCCGATCCAAAAAAAGCAGACAGCTGGCGAAACAAGCAGACAAAGTTCAGATGAAAGCGACGACCTGTATCATTCTCTGGTTAATAACCTACCCATCAGCGTATGGAGAAAAAACAGGGAAGGAAAAATAACCTATGTAAATAAGACCCTGGTTCAAAATGTAAAGATGGAAGAGTCGGAGCTACTGGGAAAAACAAACCATGACCTGTACCCAAAGGAGCTTGCTGACAAATATGAAAAAGATGACAAGGAGGTGATATCCGGCGGCATCGCCCTGCATTCAGTTGAACCTAATATTGATCTGAAAACAGGAGAGCACATCTATATTGAAACAATCAAAATCCCGATCAAAGGAAGGGATGGGAGCATTGAAGGCCTTCAGGGAGTGTTTTGGAATATCACAGAGTCAATAGAAACTCAAAAGCGCCTCGAAATTCAAAACGAACAATTGACAGAGATCGCCTGGTTGCATTCGCACAAAATAAGAGGCCCGGTGGCCACTATTATGGGCTTGATGAATATCTTCGATTGGAGCAATATGAATGACCCCCAAAATTTAGACATCGTGAGAAAGGTCGACACGGTGAGCAAGCAGCTCGACGAAATTATTCACGACGTAGTGAAGAAAACAGGCGATCTCTATCAAAAAGAAGACTGA
- a CDS encoding DUF1761 domain-containing protein, which yields MDISALNWLAIVAATVVTFVVGFVWYNPKVFGTAWMKESGMTEEKAKSGNMGKVFGSAFVMSFILIFNMAMMFGTEIGATDGALYGFLTGFGFVAMGIGVNAMYEQRSFKYIIINGGYWMVSLAISGYILGTWH from the coding sequence ATGGACATTTCTGCATTGAATTGGTTAGCAATTGTGGCAGCCACAGTCGTAACCTTTGTTGTTGGTTTTGTTTGGTACAATCCAAAAGTATTTGGTACAGCCTGGATGAAGGAGTCGGGCATGACCGAAGAGAAGGCGAAAAGCGGCAATATGGGTAAAGTGTTTGGTTCAGCTTTTGTTATGAGCTTTATCCTCATATTCAATATGGCCATGATGTTCGGAACCGAAATCGGAGCCACTGACGGCGCCTTGTACGGTTTTTTGACAGGTTTTGGCTTTGTTGCTATGGGCATTGGCGTTAATGCAATGTACGAGCAGAGATCCTTTAAGTATATTATTATCAATGGAGGTTATTGGATGGTGTCTCTGGCTATTTCCGGCTACATTCTTGGTACCTGGCATTGA
- a CDS encoding alpha/beta hydrolase-fold protein has protein sequence MQLKRCLDNLSPLFLLIFVVVVGSCSNKGQPNTPPLKPVLNFGISIDKKFADGPFDGRILLVIAKTNDPEPRFQISDGPSSQMIFGITVDQLQAGSEVVIDSSVFGYPIQSIKNIPPGDYYIQGFLNKYTTFNLANGHTVKLHMDQGEGQQWASSPKNLFSTPQKVTINPATGGNFKISLTNEIPPIPDPVDTKYIKHVKIESKLLSEFWGRPMYLGANILLPHDWDKQPDARYPLMIFHGHFPYTFGGFSETPPDPNLKPDYSERFKIEGYNKIVQQEAYDLYKQWTGPRFPRYIAIEIQHQNPYYDDSYAVNSANLGPYGDAITYELLPYIEEQFNGIGEGWGRFLYGGSTGGWEALAAQVFYPDEYNGCFAACPDPIDFRAYTVVNLYEDENAYYLDNDYNKTPRPGHRDYLGHVQSTIQESNHKELVIGGRESRSGDQWDIWQAVYSPTGANGYPRPIWDKLTGVIDKEVANYWKENYDLSHIMQRDWAKIGKKLEGKVHIYCGDMDNYYLNNAVYLAEEFLESTTDPYYGGEVDYGDRAEHCWNGDHENPNYISRLRYNTMYLPKIKERLRKTKPRGFRLINWGI, from the coding sequence ATGCAATTGAAGCGCTGCCTGGATAATCTATCTCCTTTATTTCTACTCATTTTTGTTGTCGTTGTCGGCAGTTGCTCTAACAAAGGGCAACCCAATACTCCCCCACTCAAACCTGTGCTTAATTTTGGGATTTCTATTGACAAGAAATTCGCCGATGGGCCTTTTGACGGTAGAATATTGCTGGTCATTGCTAAGACCAACGACCCCGAACCACGCTTCCAAATCTCCGATGGGCCTTCATCTCAAATGATTTTTGGAATTACTGTGGATCAGCTTCAGGCTGGCAGTGAAGTTGTCATTGACTCGTCGGTCTTCGGGTATCCGATTCAAAGTATCAAGAACATCCCTCCCGGTGATTATTATATCCAGGGATTTTTGAATAAGTACACCACCTTCAATTTAGCCAACGGACATACCGTGAAGCTTCATATGGATCAGGGTGAAGGGCAGCAATGGGCCTCGTCACCGAAAAACCTTTTCAGCACACCTCAAAAGGTCACCATCAATCCCGCTACCGGAGGCAATTTCAAGATTTCACTGACCAATGAGATACCGCCCATTCCTGATCCGGTCGACACGAAATACATCAAGCATGTGAAGATTGAGAGTAAGCTACTGTCTGAGTTTTGGGGTAGGCCAATGTATTTAGGTGCTAATATTCTATTGCCTCATGACTGGGACAAGCAGCCCGATGCGAGGTATCCCCTGATGATATTTCATGGGCATTTCCCTTATACTTTTGGTGGGTTCAGTGAGACGCCTCCTGACCCTAATCTGAAGCCAGACTATAGCGAAAGGTTTAAAATAGAGGGATACAATAAGATTGTCCAGCAGGAGGCATACGATCTCTACAAACAGTGGACCGGGCCGAGATTTCCCCGGTATATTGCTATTGAAATTCAGCACCAGAATCCGTACTACGATGATTCCTATGCTGTGAACTCAGCCAATTTGGGGCCTTACGGCGATGCCATTACTTATGAGCTGCTTCCCTATATCGAAGAGCAGTTTAACGGGATTGGTGAGGGCTGGGGACGGTTTTTGTATGGCGGCTCCACTGGCGGCTGGGAGGCGCTTGCTGCTCAGGTGTTTTACCCTGATGAGTACAACGGTTGCTTTGCCGCTTGCCCTGATCCTATCGACTTTCGTGCTTATACAGTAGTCAATTTGTATGAAGATGAGAACGCCTACTACCTTGATAATGATTACAATAAAACACCGAGACCCGGACACCGGGATTATCTGGGCCACGTGCAAAGCACCATTCAGGAGTCGAACCACAAAGAGCTCGTGATTGGAGGCAGGGAGAGCCGGTCGGGTGACCAGTGGGACATTTGGCAGGCAGTATATTCGCCGACGGGTGCCAATGGATATCCCCGCCCGATTTGGGACAAACTGACTGGCGTGATTGACAAAGAGGTGGCTAACTATTGGAAAGAGAATTATGACCTCAGCCATATCATGCAAAGGGACTGGGCTAAGATTGGCAAAAAGCTCGAAGGCAAAGTGCATATCTACTGTGGAGACATGGACAACTACTATCTGAACAACGCTGTTTATTTGGCGGAAGAGTTTCTGGAGAGCACCACCGACCCATATTATGGAGGCGAGGTAGACTATGGTGACCGGGCTGAGCACTGTTGGAACGGTGATCATGAAAACCCCAACTACATCAGCCGGCTGCGATACAACACAATGTACCTGCCCAAAATAAAGGAAAGGCTGCGTAAGACCAAGCCGAGAGGTTTCAGGCTTATTAACTGGGGTATCTGA
- a CDS encoding serine hydrolase domain-containing protein, whose product MKQSFLGLVLVCIFYCCTPVENPQQLNKFESELDAIFAEFQNDASPGCAVAVFQGNKVVFQKGYGLANIENKVPITTSTTFDIASVSKQFTAYAAALLLEQGKMSLTDDIKMYFPELNDFPHHVTIDQLIHHTSGLRDWPQTLAVAGWSMEDELTYEQILRMAFAQKNLNYEPGDEYSYTNTGYVLLAELVSRVAEEPFHSHIEKVVFEPLEMKNSRFNHDIHNVIPARAQSYYKADSANYGSYANTTTAMGSSSMVSTVEDLARWLMFLSKNPADNLAVNRLHERGVLTNGDSIHYAYGVWFEESGGLPVITHTGSWAGFRAMTMRFPTKDFGLVILSNYAGLDRYGYAEKVAKVFLTDDYHLSDEKTDEPPLSDNYQRLAGAYVSSPTRIYELGSDDNPMKLSIDGAFEYTMVAADSEGEFFASEDPTLQLKQVGGTLSVNGAPLEKLSASSLPLGNYTGTYFSDELQMMYKVVMEDEQLFMSSLRHGPVELRPIAGNLFAGGEWFLGRVLFTTTADDISGFQVFGGRVRRLHFRKVQSW is encoded by the coding sequence ATGAAACAATCCTTTCTCGGTTTAGTGCTCGTTTGCATTTTTTATTGTTGCACCCCCGTTGAAAACCCGCAACAGTTAAATAAGTTCGAAAGTGAGCTCGATGCCATTTTCGCAGAATTCCAGAACGACGCATCACCAGGCTGCGCTGTTGCTGTTTTTCAGGGAAACAAGGTAGTTTTTCAGAAAGGCTATGGCCTCGCCAATATCGAAAACAAGGTTCCCATCACCACATCAACTACCTTCGACATAGCATCGGTCTCCAAGCAGTTTACAGCCTATGCTGCGGCGCTGCTGCTGGAACAGGGAAAGATGTCACTTACCGACGACATAAAAATGTACTTTCCTGAATTGAATGACTTTCCCCACCACGTCACCATCGACCAGCTCATCCATCACACCAGCGGCCTTAGAGACTGGCCACAAACGCTGGCGGTGGCGGGTTGGAGCATGGAGGATGAGCTTACCTACGAACAAATACTGCGGATGGCTTTTGCTCAAAAAAACCTCAACTACGAGCCAGGCGACGAATATTCATACACCAACACAGGTTATGTACTGCTGGCAGAATTGGTGAGCAGGGTAGCTGAGGAACCGTTTCATTCACATATAGAAAAGGTGGTTTTTGAGCCGCTTGAGATGAAGAATAGCCGATTCAATCACGACATCCATAACGTTATTCCAGCCAGGGCCCAAAGCTACTACAAAGCCGATTCGGCCAACTATGGCAGCTATGCCAACACCACCACTGCCATGGGCTCGTCCAGCATGGTGTCGACTGTCGAAGACCTGGCCAGGTGGCTGATGTTTCTATCGAAAAACCCGGCAGACAACCTTGCGGTTAATCGGCTCCATGAAAGAGGTGTGCTAACCAATGGCGACAGCATTCACTACGCTTATGGAGTTTGGTTCGAAGAGTCGGGTGGCCTGCCGGTAATTACCCACACAGGATCGTGGGCAGGGTTCAGAGCGATGACTATGCGCTTCCCAACAAAAGATTTTGGCCTGGTCATTTTAAGTAACTACGCCGGATTAGATAGATATGGCTATGCCGAAAAGGTGGCAAAAGTCTTTTTAACGGATGATTATCATCTTTCTGATGAAAAGACTGACGAACCACCACTCTCGGATAATTATCAGCGCCTGGCAGGAGCTTATGTCTCGTCCCCCACCCGCATTTACGAACTTGGTAGTGATGATAACCCAATGAAATTATCGATCGATGGGGCTTTTGAGTACACCATGGTGGCGGCCGATTCAGAAGGAGAATTTTTCGCCAGCGAAGATCCCACGCTACAGTTGAAGCAAGTTGGCGGCACGTTGTCTGTCAATGGTGCCCCACTCGAAAAACTCTCGGCGAGCAGCCTTCCGCTGGGCAACTATACTGGCACCTATTTCAGCGATGAACTCCAGATGATGTATAAAGTAGTTATGGAAGATGAACAGCTTTTTATGAGCAGCCTCAGACACGGCCCGGTTGAGTTGCGACCCATTGCAGGCAACTTGTTTGCAGGCGGGGAGTGGTTTCTGGGCAGGGTTCTGTTTACCACCACGGCGGACGACATTTCTGGTTTTCAGGTGTTTGGCGGCAGGGTGAGAAGGCTACATTTTAGAAAGGTGCAATCATGGTAG